A stretch of the Mobula hypostoma chromosome 19, sMobHyp1.1, whole genome shotgun sequence genome encodes the following:
- the nkx2.3 gene encoding homeobox protein Nkx-2.3, translated as MMLPSPVTSTPFSVKDILNLEQHSHQQVTHHLRQDLTSHFQSPSSCMHAAGEISTFSDDEEKISFLNSLSVQDSQGDVSLSPELYVHGALRSPCENKLEDVTVRDRDKKNCSLKKSPESEDNRSEDAERPKQRQRRKPRVLFSQAQVFELERRFKQQRYLSAPEREHLANSLKLTSTQVKIWFQNRRYKCKRQRQDKSLELAGHHHPPPPRRVAVPVLVRDGKPCIAGSQSYSSPYSVGANAYAYNGYPTSYASYGGSPAYNANYTYTSIPSLQPSSAPNAFMNVDLGNVNSAMQTQTHQASAMPACQGTLQGIRAW; from the exons ATGATGCTTCCAAGTCCGGTCACGTCGACGCCATTCTCGGTGAAAGACATCCTAAATCTGGAGCAGCACTCGCACCAGCAAGTAACGCATCATTTGCGGCAGGATTTAACGTCTCATTTCCAGTCGCCGTCTTCTTGCATGCACGCCGCGGGAGAAATTTCCACCTTCTCGGATGACGAGGAGAAAATTTCCTTTCTGAACTCTCTGTCCGTGCAAGACAGTCAGGGGGACGTGAGCCTTTCTCCCGAGCTTTATGTTCACGGAGCACTCAGGAGTCCGTGCGAAAACAAACTAGAAGACGTGACTGTGCGGGACCGGGACAAGA AGAACtgcagcttgaagaagtctccagAAAGCGAGGATAATAGGAGTGAAGATGCGGAGCGTCCGAAGCAGAGGCAGAGAAGGAAACCTCGCGTGCTGTTCTCACAAGCTCAGGTCTTTGAATTGGAGAGGAGGTTTAAGCAACAGAGATACCTATCCGCGCCGGAGAGGGAACACCTGGCAAACAGTCTAAAACTGACCTCCACCCAGGTGAAGATCTGGTTCCAGAACCGGCGTTACAAGTGCAAGAGACAACGCCAGGACAAATCCTTGGAGCTCGCAGggcaccaccacccacccccgcCCAGGCGCGTGGCCGTTCCCGTGCTGGTCCGGGACGGCAAGCCGTGCATAGCAGGATCCCAAAGTTACAGCAGTCCCTACAGCGTCGGAGCCAACGCGTATGCTTACAACGGCTACCCAACCTCCTACGCCAGTTACGGCGGCAGCCCGGCCTATAACGCGAACTATACGTACACCAGCATCCCGTCACTGCAGCCTTCCTCAGCGCCCAATGCCTTTATGAATGTGGATCTCGGTAACGTGAACAGCGCGATGCAGACACAGACACATCAGGCGTCCGCCATGCCCGCTTGCCAAGGAACTCTGCAAGGTATCAGGGCCTGGTAA